Proteins encoded by one window of Amaranthus tricolor cultivar Red isolate AtriRed21 chromosome 4, ASM2621246v1, whole genome shotgun sequence:
- the LOC130810908 gene encoding uncharacterized protein LOC130810908 has product MDRIMQSLRRKSRLKQLQLVVTNVVVVLMMYWVCYMTSVATVRGVQLIQNKRDRKILRLIQESDVHCKTELRVNRQIFNIICEMLKEIGSLTRTKNVSLDEIVTMFLYTLAHHKNNRSIAHFFIRSGETVSRQFNLCRRAILKLHEDLLYKPTPILEECEDERWKPFKNCLEALDGTYINVTIHPQGCGKYRTRKCTVAMNVLGVCAPNMQFIYVLPGWKGSAHDVRVLRKALTRPNGFRVPRDDVEEENMSNDDSDNDSDDEVEYVTTIATSDRWTNYRNTLTQDLFNAWRTRVRQGT; this is encoded by the exons ATGGATCGAATTATGCAATCCTTACGAAGAAAAAGCCGTCTAAAACAACTTCAATTGGTTGTAACAAATGTAGTTGTAGTTCTTATGATGTATTGGGTTTGTTATATGACAAGTGTTGCTAcggttaggggtgttcaattgatccaaaataaaagagatagaAAAATATTGCGCTTAATACAAGAAAGTGATGTGCATTGCAAAACTGAACTTCGGGTTAATAGACaaatctttaatattatttgtgagATGCTTAAGGAGATTGGAAGCCTCACTCGGACAAAAAATGTATCTCTTGATGAGATAGTTACCATGTTTTTGTACACTTTAGCTCACCATAAAAACAATAGATCTATTGCTCACTTTTTCATAAGAAGTGGAGAGACCGTGAGTCGGCAATTCAACCTATGTCGGAGGGCTATACTTAAGTTGCATGAGGATTTGCTTTACAAGCCCACACCAATATTAGAAGAATGTGAAGACGAAAGGTGGAAACCTTTTAAG aaTTGTTTAGAAGCATTGGATGGTACCTACATAAATGTAACTATACATCCCCAAGGTTGTGGTAAATATCGGACAAGAAAATGTACCGTTGCTATGAATGTGTTGGGTGTTTGTGCACCCAACATGCAATTTATCTATGTTCTTCCGGGTTGGAAAGGCTCTGCTCACGATGTTCGTGTTCTTCGCAAAGCTCTTACTAGGCCAAATGGCTTTAGGGTTCCTAGAG ATGATGTAGAAGAAGAGAATATGAGTAATGACGATTCCGATAACGATTCTGATGATGAAGTTGAATACGTTACTACAATAGCTACTTCTGATCGATGGACTAATTATAGAAATACGTTAACTCAAGATTTGTTTAATGCTTGGAGGACAAGAGTTAGACAAG GTACTTGA